One genomic window of Pirellulales bacterium includes the following:
- a CDS encoding Xaa-Pro peptidase family protein: MLTAEGCRQRRERLWAACPESLDALLIADPQHLVYLADYAPSPFVFRTTNSGALLVLTRQGPSILIADNFMKAVADAAHVDERVLPIWYRGVETAPIRRGRLIEAVAERLGQLPGTHFGYEPGHVPAGVVERLRDERGEISLFDIAPILHRLKRSKDADELAMIRRSLRAAEAGYAAALAEARPGMSELDLFLLVQNAVLRADGEQLQLYGDFVSGPRTAAVGGLPSARVIEPGDLVLIDFSAVVHGYRGDLANTFACGAGPTPRQREMYEAILEALAAAETVLAAGRPARDVDRTVRSSFAARGLAERFTSHSGHGIGLGHPDPPYFVPESADVLQVGDVVAVEPGLYFPGEFGMRYEHNYLITESGYERLSQHALQIDQPA, from the coding sequence ATGTTGACCGCCGAAGGCTGCCGCCAGCGTCGCGAGCGGCTGTGGGCCGCTTGCCCTGAGTCGCTGGACGCCCTGCTCATCGCCGATCCGCAGCACCTGGTCTACCTGGCCGACTACGCGCCTTCACCTTTCGTGTTTCGCACGACGAATTCCGGCGCTTTGCTCGTCCTCACGCGCCAAGGTCCGAGCATCCTGATCGCCGACAATTTCATGAAGGCCGTGGCCGACGCTGCACACGTCGACGAGCGCGTATTGCCGATCTGGTACCGCGGCGTCGAAACGGCGCCGATCCGCCGAGGGCGCCTGATCGAGGCCGTGGCCGAACGCCTCGGCCAACTTCCGGGGACGCACTTCGGTTACGAGCCGGGGCATGTCCCGGCCGGCGTCGTCGAGCGCCTGCGCGACGAGCGGGGCGAGATTTCGCTGTTCGACATAGCGCCCATCCTCCACCGGCTCAAGCGGTCGAAAGACGCTGACGAACTGGCGATGATTCGCCGGTCGCTGCGCGCGGCCGAGGCCGGTTATGCCGCCGCCCTGGCCGAGGCTCGGCCAGGGATGAGCGAGCTCGACTTGTTCCTGCTCGTCCAGAACGCCGTGCTGCGGGCCGACGGTGAACAATTGCAGCTCTACGGCGATTTCGTCAGCGGTCCGCGTACGGCCGCCGTCGGCGGGCTGCCGAGCGCTCGCGTGATTGAGCCGGGCGACCTGGTACTGATCGACTTTTCGGCCGTCGTACACGGCTACCGGGGCGATCTTGCCAACACATTTGCCTGCGGAGCTGGCCCCACGCCGCGGCAGCGCGAAATGTACGAGGCGATTCTCGAGGCCTTGGCCGCGGCCGAGACGGTTCTGGCCGCCGGGCGCCCCGCGCGCGACGTCGATCGCACGGTGCGCTCCAGCTTTGCGGCCCGGGGACTTGCCGAGCGATTTACTTCGCACAGCGGGCACGGCATTGGTTTGGGGCATCCCGATCCGCCGTACTTCGTCCCGGAAAGCGCCGATGTGTTGCAGGTGGGCGACGTCGTGGCGGTCGAGCCGGGGTTATATTTCCCAGGCGAGTTCGGCATGCGCTACGAGCACAACTACCTGATCACCGAGTCGGGCTATGAGCGGCTTTCGCAACATGCGCTGCAGATTGATCAACCGGCGTAA
- a CDS encoding response regulator, with the protein MVEETSPKKPTSKRILLVDDDPEIIDSMRFALETRGYQIMVARDGNQGLAMAEREDPDLVILDMMMPKRSGFLVLEKLRRSRPMPLRVIMITANEGSRHKAYAEMLGVDDYIRKPFAMDRLLESVDRLMAS; encoded by the coding sequence ATGGTCGAGGAAACCAGCCCTAAGAAGCCTACCTCTAAGCGCATCCTACTCGTCGACGACGATCCCGAGATCATCGATTCGATGCGTTTTGCGCTGGAGACCCGGGGTTACCAGATCATGGTCGCCCGCGACGGAAACCAGGGCCTGGCCATGGCCGAGCGCGAGGATCCCGACCTGGTGATTCTCGACATGATGATGCCCAAGCGCAGCGGCTTTCTCGTGCTAGAAAAGCTCCGCCGGTCGCGGCCGATGCCCCTGCGAGTAATCATGATTACCGCCAACGAAGGCAGCCGGCATAAGGCCTATGCCGAGATGTTGGGCGTCGACGATTACATCCGGAAGCCGTTTGCCATGGACCGGCTGCTCGAAAGCGTCGATCGGCTGATGGCCTCGTGA
- a CDS encoding DUF444 family protein → MVMRIERDQSRFRQIVRGKIRQNLRKYVSHGEMIGRKGRDLVSIPIPQLDIPHFRFGKNGSGGVGQGEGETGDQLGPGGDPNSGQGQAGSDPGAHILEVEVSLDELAEILGDELQLPNIEPRGRATIVEEKTKYTGVRRAGPESLRHFKRTFKEALRREIISKTYDAGDPRIVPIPEDKRYRSWRTIEKPEASAAIFYMMDVSGSMTDEQKEIVRIEAFWIDTWLRKQYDGLEIRYIIHDAVAKEVDEQTFYHTRESGGTRISSAYKLCADLIEQQFPTSEWNVYCFHFSDGDNWGEDNETCFRLLRQRLLPAVNLFCYGQVESPYGSGEFLRALADNLGAETDKLVTSEIPDKDAILDSIKLFLGKGK, encoded by the coding sequence ATGGTAATGCGCATCGAGCGGGACCAGTCCCGCTTCCGCCAGATCGTCCGCGGCAAGATTCGGCAGAATCTGCGCAAGTATGTCAGCCACGGCGAGATGATCGGGCGCAAAGGACGCGACCTGGTCAGCATCCCGATTCCACAGCTCGACATCCCCCATTTTCGTTTCGGCAAGAATGGCTCGGGCGGCGTGGGGCAGGGGGAAGGTGAAACCGGCGATCAACTCGGCCCCGGCGGCGACCCCAACAGCGGCCAGGGGCAAGCCGGCAGCGACCCAGGCGCGCACATCCTCGAGGTCGAGGTCTCGCTGGATGAGTTGGCCGAGATACTCGGCGACGAGTTGCAATTGCCCAACATCGAGCCCCGTGGGCGGGCAACGATCGTCGAAGAGAAGACCAAGTACACGGGGGTCCGGCGCGCGGGCCCCGAGTCGTTGCGCCATTTCAAGCGCACGTTCAAAGAAGCCCTGCGTCGCGAGATCATCTCGAAAACCTACGACGCCGGCGACCCGCGGATCGTGCCGATCCCCGAGGACAAGCGTTACCGCTCGTGGCGCACGATCGAGAAGCCCGAGGCCAGCGCGGCCATCTTCTACATGATGGACGTCTCCGGCTCGATGACCGACGAGCAAAAGGAGATCGTGCGGATCGAGGCGTTCTGGATCGACACCTGGCTGCGCAAGCAATACGACGGCCTAGAGATTCGCTACATCATCCACGACGCGGTGGCCAAAGAAGTCGACGAGCAGACCTTTTATCACACCCGCGAGAGCGGCGGGACCCGGATCAGCTCGGCCTACAAGCTGTGCGCCGATCTGATCGAACAGCAATTCCCGACAAGCGAGTGGAACGTCTACTGCTTTCATTTCTCGGACGGCGACAACTGGGGAGAAGACAACGAGACCTGCTTCCGGCTGCTGCGCCAGCGGCTGCTGCCGGCCGTCAATTTGTTTTGCTACGGGCAAGTCGAAAGCCCGTATGGCAGCGGCGAGTTTTTGCGGGCCCTGGCGGACAACCTCGGCGCGGAGACCGACAAGCTGGTGACTTCGGAGATTCCGGATAAGGACGCGATCCTCGACTCGATCAAGCTCTTCCTGGGGAAGGGGAAGTAA
- a CDS encoding serine protein kinase, giving the protein MGQGREVIALIGQRQDLDQFRRKTWEGSFEDYLDCVRENPRVTRNAFERLYDMVLCYGTETYEQGREKKLRYRFFDDPDDHGRDAVFGLDEAMTHLVNAFKSAAQGYGIEKRVLLLHGPVGSSKSTIARLLKKGLERYSNTDAGALYSLGWVSPDDSKHVHWCPMHEEPLHLVPERFRRDVMDSLNVGRPSDDYHVKITGELCPFCRFVYAERLKANNGDWTRVINEVRVKRVVLSEKDRVGIGTFQPKDEKNQDSTELTGDINYRKIAEYGSDSDPRAFNFDGEFNVANRGLIEFVEVLKLDVAFLYDLLGASQEHKVKPKKFAQTDIDEVIIGHTNEPEYRRLQNNEFMEALRDRTVKIDIPYVTRLADEIKIYEKDYNPHKVRGKHIAPHTIEMAAMWAVLTRLEQPKNASLTLLQKLKLYNGKSLPGFTEENIAELRNEAVNEGMHGISPRYVQDKISNALVAHPEATSINPFMVLNELDAGLKHHSLITHDDTRASYRELLTVVKEEYENIVKNEVQRAIAADEDAMKRLCGNYIDNVKAYTQREKVKNKFTGQYQDPDERLMRSIEEKIDIPESRKDDFRREIMNYIGALSIDGRQFDYKTNERLYRALELKLFEDQKDTIKLTSLVSNVVDAETQAKIDIVKQRLIRDYGYNEESATDVLNYVASIFARGDAKASN; this is encoded by the coding sequence ATGGGCCAAGGTCGCGAAGTCATCGCCTTGATCGGGCAACGCCAGGATCTCGACCAGTTTCGCCGGAAGACGTGGGAAGGCTCGTTCGAGGACTACCTCGATTGCGTGCGGGAAAATCCTCGCGTCACGCGCAACGCCTTCGAACGGCTCTACGACATGGTGCTCTGCTATGGCACCGAGACCTATGAGCAGGGCCGAGAAAAGAAGTTGCGCTACCGCTTCTTCGACGACCCCGACGACCACGGGCGCGACGCCGTGTTTGGTCTCGACGAGGCCATGACCCACCTGGTCAACGCCTTCAAGAGCGCGGCCCAAGGCTACGGCATCGAGAAACGCGTGCTGTTGCTGCACGGCCCGGTCGGCAGCAGCAAGAGCACCATTGCCCGCTTGCTCAAGAAGGGCCTGGAACGCTATTCGAACACCGACGCCGGAGCACTCTATTCGCTCGGCTGGGTGTCGCCCGACGATTCGAAGCACGTGCACTGGTGCCCGATGCACGAAGAGCCGCTGCACCTGGTGCCCGAGCGCTTTCGCCGCGATGTCATGGACAGTCTCAACGTGGGCCGTCCATCGGACGATTACCACGTGAAGATCACCGGCGAGTTGTGTCCCTTCTGCCGGTTCGTCTATGCCGAGCGACTGAAGGCCAACAACGGCGACTGGACCCGGGTGATCAACGAAGTCCGAGTGAAACGGGTCGTCCTGTCCGAGAAGGACCGCGTCGGCATCGGCACGTTCCAGCCCAAGGACGAAAAGAACCAGGATTCGACCGAGCTGACGGGCGACATCAACTACCGCAAGATCGCCGAGTACGGCAGCGACAGCGACCCACGGGCCTTCAATTTCGACGGCGAATTCAACGTCGCCAATCGGGGCCTGATCGAATTCGTCGAAGTACTGAAGCTCGACGTCGCGTTTTTGTACGACCTGCTGGGTGCCAGCCAGGAACACAAGGTCAAGCCGAAGAAATTCGCGCAGACCGACATCGACGAGGTGATCATCGGCCACACGAACGAGCCCGAGTATCGCCGTCTGCAGAACAACGAATTCATGGAGGCCCTGCGCGACCGCACGGTCAAGATCGACATCCCCTACGTCACGCGGCTGGCCGACGAAATCAAGATCTACGAAAAGGACTACAACCCCCACAAGGTGCGCGGCAAGCATATCGCGCCGCACACGATCGAAATGGCCGCCATGTGGGCCGTGCTCACTCGGCTCGAACAACCCAAAAACGCGAGCCTGACGCTGCTGCAGAAGCTCAAGCTGTACAACGGCAAGAGCCTGCCCGGCTTCACCGAGGAGAATATCGCCGAGTTGCGCAACGAGGCCGTCAACGAAGGCATGCACGGGATTTCACCCCGATACGTCCAGGACAAGATCTCCAATGCCCTGGTCGCCCATCCCGAGGCGACTTCGATCAACCCCTTCATGGTGCTCAACGAGCTGGATGCGGGGCTCAAGCATCATAGCTTGATCACGCATGACGACACTCGCGCGAGCTATCGCGAGCTGCTCACCGTGGTCAAGGAAGAGTACGAGAACATCGTCAAGAACGAGGTCCAACGCGCCATCGCCGCCGACGAGGACGCCATGAAACGGCTGTGCGGCAACTACATCGACAACGTCAAGGCCTACACGCAGCGGGAAAAGGTGAAGAACAAGTTCACCGGCCAGTACCAAGACCCGGACGAGCGGCTGATGCGGTCGATCGAAGAGAAGATCGACATCCCGGAAAGCCGCAAGGACGATTTCCGCCGGGAAATCATGAACTACATCGGTGCCTTGTCGATCGACGGCCGCCAGTTCGACTACAAGACCAACGAACGGCTCTACCGGGCCCTGGAGCTCAAGCTGTTCGAGGATCAGAAAGACACGATCAAGCTCACGAGCCTGGTCTCGAACGTCGTCGATGCCGAGACCCAGGCCAAGATCGACATCGTCAAGCAGCGGCTGATTCGCGACTACGGCTACAACGAGGAAAGCGCCACCGACGTGCTGAATTACGTGGCCAGCATTTTTGCCCGCGGAGACGCCAAGGCCTCGAATTGA
- a CDS encoding NAD(P)/FAD-dependent oxidoreductase — protein sequence MQYPGAGHHVVIVGGGFGGLYAAKQLRRSQALITLLDRRNFHLFQPLLYQVATGGLSPANIAAPLRSVLKRQSNTRVLLGEVVDFDVEQRRVILNDGSLPYDTLIVAAGARHHYFGHPEWEAAAPGLKTIEDATEMRCRVFIAFEAAERESDEDLRQAAMTFVVIGAGPTGVELAGAIGELAHQTLRRDFRHIDTSQAKILLLEAGPRVLSTYPEVLSARALDSLQRLGVDVQTDARVTAIEPDRVVYERGGQSITLFTRTVFWAAGVQASPLGERLHQRARAPLDRAGRVVVEANLTVPGHPEIFVIGDLASYRHQGDHPLPGVAPVAMQQGRFVARQINDRLRGLTPQARFVYHDRGNMATIGRAQAVADFGRVRLSGFLAWLAWLFVHIMFLIQFQNRVLVLVQWAANYVTRARSARLITGEHVLPPHLALPAGDDGDGAAARATAVRM from the coding sequence ATGCAATACCCCGGCGCGGGACATCACGTGGTCATCGTCGGCGGAGGCTTCGGCGGATTGTATGCCGCCAAGCAGCTTCGCCGCAGCCAGGCGCTGATCACGCTACTCGACCGCCGCAACTTCCACCTGTTCCAGCCGCTCTTATATCAGGTGGCTACCGGCGGGCTTTCGCCGGCCAACATCGCCGCGCCGCTCCGCTCGGTGCTCAAACGTCAGTCGAACACCCGTGTGCTCCTGGGCGAGGTGGTCGATTTCGACGTGGAACAGCGCCGCGTCATCCTCAACGACGGATCGCTCCCCTACGACACCCTGATCGTCGCGGCGGGGGCCAGGCACCACTACTTCGGCCACCCCGAGTGGGAAGCGGCGGCGCCGGGTCTGAAGACGATCGAAGACGCCACCGAAATGCGCTGCAGGGTGTTTATCGCTTTCGAGGCGGCGGAACGCGAAAGCGACGAGGACTTGCGCCAGGCGGCCATGACGTTCGTCGTGATTGGCGCGGGACCGACCGGCGTGGAACTGGCCGGTGCGATCGGGGAACTGGCCCACCAGACGCTACGCCGCGACTTCCGACACATCGATACCAGCCAAGCCAAGATCTTGTTGCTCGAAGCAGGACCGCGCGTCCTCTCGACCTATCCCGAGGTGCTCTCCGCACGGGCGCTCGATTCGCTGCAGCGACTGGGAGTCGATGTCCAGACCGACGCCCGGGTCACTGCCATCGAGCCCGACCGGGTGGTCTATGAACGGGGTGGCCAATCGATCACCCTGTTCACGCGCACCGTCTTTTGGGCGGCCGGCGTACAGGCGTCGCCGCTCGGCGAGCGCTTGCATCAGCGCGCCCGCGCTCCGCTCGATCGTGCCGGGCGCGTGGTGGTCGAAGCCAATCTCACCGTACCGGGCCACCCGGAGATTTTCGTGATCGGCGATTTGGCGAGTTATCGCCACCAAGGCGACCACCCTCTGCCCGGCGTGGCCCCGGTCGCCATGCAACAAGGGCGCTTCGTGGCCCGACAGATCAACGACCGGCTGCGCGGGCTCACGCCACAGGCCCGGTTCGTCTACCACGATCGCGGCAATATGGCCACGATCGGCCGCGCCCAGGCGGTGGCCGATTTTGGTCGGGTGCGGCTGTCAGGTTTCCTGGCCTGGCTGGCATGGCTGTTTGTGCACATCATGTTCCTGATTCAATTTCAGAATCGCGTGCTGGTGCTGGTTCAATGGGCCGCGAACTACGTTACTCGGGCCCGTTCGGCGCGGCTGATCACCGGCGAGCATGTGCTGCCTCCGCACTTGGCGCTTCCGGCCGGCGACGATGGCGACGGCGCCGCGGCACGCGCCACCGCCGTGCGGATGTAA
- a CDS encoding leucyl aminopeptidase — protein sequence MPPVRPAVEITSESPTTLEADCVVVGLFDDKQFDRPAAAMNAATGGALARLIEGGDLSGKPLELVPLLAPTGIRAAQVLVVGLGPRENFDRGTAFRAAAAAIRQLAARARQTVGVYLADLAPPDLAESAVAGALAGAQGQDLYRREKKTFAPARLLFAANAERGLQGGQVLGDAMNLCRRLVNEPPQELYPEVFADRASAVAQECGLTIETWDQARLEAERCGALLAVARGSERPPRLVMLRYRGAGNDARPLALVGKGVTFDSGGLSLKPSESMLTMKMDMAGAATVLAAVQAIARLKLPVNVVGLMGLVENMPGGRAMKLGDVLWARNGRSIEVHNTDAEGRLVLADVLSVAVEQRAGHIVDLATLTGACVVALGPHVAGAMSNDQPWCDRVLAAARRCGEPAWQLPMFAEYGEDIKSDVADIKNVGKGRWGGAIAAAKFLEEFVAGTPWTHLDIAGPAFLESPKPWLDAGGTGCFVRTLVELARNYQPVS from the coding sequence CCCGCCGCGGCCATGAACGCCGCCACGGGCGGCGCGCTTGCTCGGCTGATCGAAGGCGGCGATCTCTCCGGCAAGCCGTTGGAGTTGGTCCCGTTGCTGGCGCCCACGGGGATCCGCGCGGCACAAGTGCTGGTCGTCGGCCTCGGACCCCGCGAAAACTTCGACCGGGGTACGGCGTTTCGGGCAGCGGCTGCTGCCATCCGGCAGCTCGCCGCTCGTGCACGACAAACCGTTGGCGTGTATCTGGCCGATCTCGCGCCGCCGGACCTGGCCGAAAGCGCCGTGGCCGGAGCACTCGCGGGGGCTCAGGGCCAGGACCTGTACCGGCGAGAGAAGAAGACCTTTGCACCGGCCAGGCTGCTGTTCGCCGCCAACGCCGAGCGCGGGCTGCAAGGCGGCCAGGTGCTCGGCGACGCCATGAATCTCTGCCGCAGGCTGGTCAATGAGCCGCCGCAGGAGCTGTACCCCGAGGTGTTTGCCGACCGTGCCTCCGCGGTCGCGCAGGAATGCGGCCTGACGATCGAAACCTGGGACCAGGCGCGTCTCGAAGCCGAGCGGTGCGGCGCGCTTTTGGCCGTGGCCCGCGGCTCCGAACGCCCGCCGCGCTTGGTCATGCTGCGTTATCGCGGTGCGGGCAACGACGCGCGCCCGCTGGCACTCGTCGGCAAGGGCGTCACGTTCGACTCGGGCGGTTTGTCGCTCAAGCCCAGCGAGTCGATGCTGACCATGAAGATGGACATGGCCGGCGCCGCCACGGTGCTCGCCGCCGTGCAGGCCATTGCGCGGCTCAAACTGCCGGTCAACGTCGTCGGACTGATGGGCCTGGTCGAAAACATGCCGGGCGGCCGGGCCATGAAGCTGGGCGACGTGCTTTGGGCCCGCAACGGCCGGTCGATCGAGGTGCACAACACCGACGCCGAGGGCCGCCTGGTGTTGGCCGATGTCCTGTCGGTGGCCGTCGAGCAGCGGGCAGGGCACATCGTCGACCTGGCCACGTTGACCGGGGCGTGCGTCGTGGCGCTCGGACCGCACGTCGCTGGCGCGATGAGCAACGATCAACCTTGGTGCGACCGCGTGCTGGCGGCGGCCCGGCGCTGTGGCGAGCCGGCCTGGCAATTGCCCATGTTTGCCGAGTACGGCGAGGACATCAAAAGCGATGTGGCCGACATCAAGAACGTGGGCAAAGGACGTTGGGGCGGCGCGATCGCTGCCGCGAAATTCCTCGAGGAATTCGTCGCCGGAACGCCCTGGACGCACCTCGATATCGCCGGCCCGGCGTTTCTCGAATCGCCCAAGCCCTGGCTCGACGCCGGCGGCACCGGCTGCTTCGTCCGTACCCTGGTCGAATTGGCGCGAAACTATCAGCCGGTCAGCTAG